Within the Nerophis ophidion isolate RoL-2023_Sa linkage group LG01, RoL_Noph_v1.0, whole genome shotgun sequence genome, the region acgtaagtagtaaaaccttaaagtcacatcttaagtgcacaggaagccagtgcaggtgagccagtataggtatatatgtatgtatatatgtatataaaggtatatacagtataggtatatatgtatgtatatatgtatataaaggtatatacagtacaggcgtaatgtgatcaaactttcttgttcttgtcaaaagtctagcagccacattttgtaccaactgtaatcttttaatgctagacatggggagacccgaaaataatacgttacagtaatcaagacgagacgtaacaaacgcatggataatgatctcagcgtctttagtggacaaaatggagcgaattttagcgatattacggagatgaaagaaggccgttttagtaacgcttttaatgtgtgactcaaaggagagagttgggtcgaagataacacccagattctttaccttgtcaccttgttttattatttggttgtcaaatgttaaagttgtattattaaatagaggtcgatgtctagcaggaccgataaatttgatatttatattctagttgaaaacagccctgtgaggaatttatagtaaagttcataaaaaggtaatataattaaaattgatggagaatgtcagactatctCATTCAGAAAGACtttaggttagctagctcatttaaaatatcctaaacttttttttgaccctggctttttttttttttaaagaaagaatcggaatcgagaatcgtcaggaatcggaatcgttcgaattcagacgatacccaaccctaatcgAAAGGGGgtatgacattcatattttgtcaatattcagtgttttatccttcatagaaaatttTAAAATTCCATTAAGTTTTTTTAAGGCGttctgtcttaaaggggaacattatcaaatttcaaaagggttaaaaacaataaaaatcagttcccagtggcttgttgtattttttgaaaattttttcagaattttaccggtctccgaatatccctaaaaaagctttaaagtgcttgattttcgctatttgcgatgccgctatccatttccctgtgacgtcataccgtgctgccaatgtaaacaaacaatggcgaatagcacagcaagctatagcgacattagctcggattcagactcggatttcaacgattcaacagattacgcatgttttgaaacggatggttggagtatgaaagtattgaagaagaaactgaagctattgagcgaatagctattgacgctattcatagccatagcatggccgaatagctgcgttagcatcgccggtaaaatgtgcggaccaaacgatcaggactttcgcatcttttgacactggagcaacttaaatccgtcgattggtgttttttttcgcattaaatgtgggtggaaggaaacgtaatatagttgcaaatgcatctgcaggttatccatacatctctgtgccatgtctgctttagcaccgccggtaaatagcatgttagcatcgattagcgtagcattttagcatcgattagctggcagtcaacatcaacaaaactcacctttgtgatttcgttgactatcgttgcaaatgcatctgcaggttatccatacatctctgtgccatgtctgccttagcatcgccggtaaaatgtggagacactttggtacattcaacgggggtctggcggcagacactttggcatcttcgggccagtggtgcaacttgaatctctccctgctagtgttgttacaccctccgacaacacaacgacgaggcatgatgtctccaaggttccaaaaaataatcgaaaaaacggaaaataacacagctgagacCCAATTTTtccaatgtgttgaaaatgaaaatggtggctgtattacctcggcaacatcacattctgacgtcgtcccctccagagcgataaacagaaaggcgtttaattcgccaaaattcacccatttagagtacggaaatcggttaaaaaaatagatggtcttttttctgcaccatcaaggtatatattgacgcttacataggtctggtgataatgttcccctttaaaggttttagcattcaatcagacataattgtgaagttttgtattagtctcCCTAAAACtcgatataccagcccccagacacatttgtttctctaaGAGTGGCCCCTCAGTcataataattgcccaggcctgttctagaAGCTGGCACGCGAAAGAGGGTGAAACGTTGGCGCAGACGGAAGCCGATAGAGCAGAGGTGGGGaaatattttgactcaggggacACATTGagagagaaaaatgtgtctgggggggccagggtgtatgtgtgtataactTAACCCATGTGTAATGTTATATAaatactgaacatatatttaccttatcctaataaacatctgttcagtattttaacataaaagtatttgattgtgaagcattaaaagccacaaaatgcaacgggtccatcagacccacaaaggctggcggagtaacaacaatattaacgttgcacggaaaatttgtctgccagtttctgcatcccacagggattcttcttttgtgtttctgcacctgcggttcccacataAAGTTgcgacattgtttgtcaacacggtctgctctcattttctcgcacatttgaccctctaatGTTCTGTGCACCTacatgtgcatgatgtcacacaagatgtttcaataagtgtcaaataaaaatgagctgcataataggaaatcaaatagtgtttgtccttcactgtgtggtaggttcctgcggacgttatcaccttctgttgttgactattttttttcatacggtgttgatctggaaatggttgcttgggcattttatgggtgtggcaccggccgagatgttgacatgtggagtttcaagcactctttattctctagcgcaagtgtagggaacctatggctctcgaaccATATGtgcctcttttgatgactgcatctggctctcagataaatcttagctggcattgctgaacacaataagtaatgaattccactggtagtcacagtgttaaaaataacattcaaaatcacacatgtaagagggatgtgtactatggctatgagttgttgtttttttttttttttttttttttttccccccttggcctcagtctgcacccccactccagggcctaggctaaaaccgattttttttattttattttaatcttcaattttttttctctcacccccccctccccccctgtttacctgtatgtcatcttttttgtaaggggcgctggaagccggcagacccgtcagcgatcctgttctgtctccctgtaatgtttgtctgatcttgaatgggattgtgctgaaaattgtaattttcctgaaggaactctcctgacggaataaataaagtactatctaatctaatcaaattttattccacccatccatttcctaccccacctgttcaagaagtcacattaatggtaagaagtactttAATTATaggatggatggttagcttcagaataacaatattattaaaataaaaatgttggtcttacttaaaaatgcacacattcagttgtatttagtgttaaaaaatattatatggctctcacagaagtacattttaaatagtttgtctttcatggctctttcagccaaaaaggtttgcgacccctgctctagcgggtgactttttaaatgatgctacaaattagcagtggtgctacttttgccgcatacttgtaaaacattaagccaaaccaccgccagacgatggaccccgtgctgtttttcttgggaatgaattattccttcattcgttaccagatttgcaccttctttctctcctattaccactcgcactgctCCGTTTGCACCTGCCACTGCTAAcattacccatgtcgctacctctctactCGGCAAGtgcgtgtgacgtatgtaagaaagtgtgcttgttttatgtctctgtgagaagcagagacaagaaagagtgagaagagcctgtaatgtaatgcccgcagctaaaagttcaagttaaagtaccaatgattgtcacacacactcttggtgtggcgaaattagtctttgtatttgacccatcacccttaatcaccccctgggaggtgagggggagcagtgggcagcagcggtgccgcgcccgggaatcatttttggtgatttaacccccaattccaacccttgatgctgagtgccaagcaggaaaggaatgagtccaATTTTTCTaggctttggtatgactcggccttgATTTGAAAAGCATCAGCGTGAAAACATATACTCCAATAACACgatatagtaggggtgtaacggtacacaaaaatttcggttcggtacgtacctcggtttggaggtcacggttcggttcattttcagtacagtaagaaaacaacaaaatataaattttttggttatttatttacccaatttgtaagcaatggctgtatccttttaacattggaaacaccataataattctgcccacgttaatccacattaaactgcctcaagttgttgctttgattaaataaaatgacaaaactttcttctacatataaaaagtgcaacattaaacactggtttgaatgtaacttagatattgggtttcactatgtaaagcgctttgagtcacttgagaaaaagcgctatataaatataattcacttcacaattcacttcacagtttcaagtcaacttatcatgcttgatttattacagcatttatgaagcctgtagttgatttttattatctaaatcttatatttttgtcaacatgtgacagcagggaccctgccattcaaaactaggctgcgacattactaatgattaatgtaactatagctaaaaaaaatagtacaatagcaaaaggagagactattcatccttgGACACCATGGatttcaagtgaaataacaggcagacagggctttgctgcccctaacacatgcacgcacgcagaCACAGCAaagtgagctaacgttatgctaaaagctaattagccttcacctcaagccaggactgcgggcgagctgaactgcagtttaagtttctagaaggtcaacgggctcatagtgatataCTAATAGTAGTGGGaggtgtttttttaataatttgggGCGAGTACGCTGCcgtatgctcacctgctaaacacatatctgctcaacgctgaagcattgactacatgcgctctgaatacgcactgctaattggctgttaccgctatacatgtaaccaatcagatggttgtgtgggtgggacaatgctgggtgctgagaaagaggcagaagaagcaaagcagcttgttaaaggggaacattatcacaatttcaaaagggttaaaaacaatataaatcagatcccattggcttgttgtatttttttgaagttttttttttttaaatttaccggtcccggaatatccctaaaaaaagctttaaagtgcctttttttcgctctctgccaagacactgtccattttcctgtgatgtcatacagtgctgccaatacaaacaaacaatggcgaataccacagcaagatatagcgacattagctcggattcagactcggatttcagcgtcctaagcgtttcaacagattacgcttgtattgaaacagatggttggagtatgaaagtattgaagaagaaactgaagctattgagcgaatagctattggcgctattcatagccgtagcatggccgaatagctgcgttagcatcgccggtaaaatgtgcggaccaaacgatcaggactttcgcatcttttgacactggagcaacttaaatccgtcgattggtaagtgtttgtttcgcattaaatgtgggtggaaggaaacgtaatatagttgcaaatgcatctgcaggttatccatacatctctgtgccatgtctgctttagcaccgccggtaaatagcatgttagcatcgattagcgtagcatgttagtatcgattagctggcagtcaacatcaacaaaactcacctctgtgatttcgttgactgtcgttgcaaatgcatctgcaggttatccatacatctctgtgccatgtctgtcttagcatcgccggtcaaatgtgatgacactttggtacattcaatgggggtctggcggcagatttcttgccagtggtgcaacttgaatccctccctgttagtgttgttacaccctccgacaacacaccgacgagtcatgatgtctccaaggttccaaaaaatagtcgaaaaaacggaaaataacagagctgagacccggtgtttgcaatgtgttcgaggaaatgaaaatggcggctgtattacctcggtgacgtcacgttctgacgtcatcgcaaaaagagcgataaacagaaaggcgtttaattcgccaaattcacccatttagagttcggaaatcggttaaaaaaatatatggtcttttttctgcaccatcaaggtatatataggtctggtgataatgttcccctttaagactttagcttttaaactcgttcgatacaccctcgtaccgaaccgaaacccccgtaccgaaacggttcaatacaaatacacgaaccgttacacccctacgatATAGTCatcttctatatcgcacagagacaacccctCGATAcacgagtatattcgatatatcgcccattcCTAATTGCCATGTGGATTTTTTCCCCATGTCCTTTGAAACAGATGTAATATTTTCTGTGATTTGAGCGCCACTTGTCAGAGTCCAAGCCAAGCCATGTAAACATTGATCCATCATTCTGGCAAGGCACTAAATGAATGGccatgaaacactacacacaaatACAGTGTGTGGAGTGTTTCATGTTCCACATAGAGGAAAGTGTGAATCGAGTGCAAGGAGAAACATCTCATGGATCATGTCTGAGTTAAAGTGTCTGTGttgtttgtgtcctgcagacgtccagcagctgattgGTCAGTCGGAAGAACTTCCCCCTCAGTCGCcaggggggagctccactttgaagcaggcGACTCCACAGCCACCCctcattaaaaaggaagaggagggaCTCTGGATCACTCAGGATGGAAAGTATCATCTAGCACCACCGGAGGATGATCTCACCAAGATGCCACCGACTGTCGTCTATGTGAAAATTGAAAATGATGAAGAGAAACCCCTAGCAGACAACTTCTTAGCGCCACGATCAGAAGACGAGGTTAAAGTAGCTCTGAGCAGTGaaacagactgtgaaggtgatatggGGACTCACACCGACAACAATCACTCTGAATGCTTTTCAAAGAACAATGATAAACCGTTGAGGTGCCCATTTTGCGCTAAAAACTTTAATAAAAAGtacaatttgactcaacacatgagaacgcacacgggGGAAAAACCGTTTGATTGTTCAGTTTGCGGTAAAAGCTTTGTTTCAAGATCAGGTTTGAGTAAACACCTAATGAAACACACTGGAAGAAAACCATTTacctgttcaatatgtggtaaaagttttctTCATAAGAGCATTCTGATTCAACACACGAGCACACACAGCATAGACAGACCATttcattgttcagtttgtggtaagaGTTTTCCTCACGAGAGCAATTTGATTCAGCACATTAGAACACACACCTCGGATAAACAGTTTAATTGTTCGGTCTGCGGTAAAACGTTTCCTCATAACAGCAATCTGATtaaacacatgagaacgcacaccggagaaaaaccatttagttgctCACTGTGCGGTAAATGCTTTTCTCAGAAATGCAGTTTGACTCGACACACAAGGACCCACAcggatgaaaaacattttttttgtgcattttgtgGTAAAACCTTCCATCGTAATGCAGACGTAGCAAGACACATAAGAATACACACGGGAGAATAACCAAGAAGTTTTAATATGTGGCTCATGTGTTTGTCGCTTAAACCAGGACTTGTGCTTCTTACTTAAATATCTGTAGTCTTTGTACAAAGTGGGATTATCTGGAGCATAGTTTTATCTCCTCATGACCctatgtcttctgtgtatattcaACTAATAAATGACGCTTGTAGTGTACCCCAGTACTTGTCGAGCTCTTCCAGAACTTCCCGGACATAAAGACCGTTCCATCCCTCTGGAAATGTGTCAACTTGATTGATGGCCGAACCTCAGAAAGAAAAAAAGGCAAGATTTGTTGGAACTATGGCTTGGATTCGCATGACATTAAGCCTGGCTCTTTAAAATATGCATGGTGGTCAAGTTGGTCGCTATTTAGCATTTCTTGAAGAAAAGGGACTTGTGCTTGCCTTGTTTTAGACAGTTGGACCCCTTCAAATCGCGAAATGGATAAAAGGTGTTTTTTTCAGATCTTGCCTGATCTGAAAAAAACCTATATAtgatctacacacacacacacatatatatatatatatatacatacatatattctcatatatatatatatatatatatatatatatatatacatatatatatatatatatatatacatacatacacataaatatatatatatatacatacacatacatatatatacataaacatacatatatatacacatgcatacacacacacacacatatatatatatatacacatacatgcatacacatatatatatacacatacatatattctcatatatatatatatatacatacatatatatatatatacatacacatacatatatatacatacatatacataaacatacatatatatacacatgcatacacacacacatatatataatatatatatatgtgtgtgtgtatgcatgtgtatatatatgtatgtttatgtatatatgtatgtgtatgtatatatatatatgtgtatgcatgtgtatatatatatgtatgtttatgtatatatgtatgtgtatatatatatatatatatgtatgtatatatatatatatgagaatatgtgtgtgtatatatatatgtatgtgtatgtatatatatgtatgtatatgtatatatatatgtgtatatatatatatatatatgtgtatatatatatatatatgtgtatatatatatatatatatatatacacacacacacacattatataagaaatacttgaaaatatacgcACCACCCCAACCACATCTcccaaatttggaggtctcaatgttggcaagtatgtaaaaggttcagagaatatggagaaatccctgcacataaGTAGCaaggcccgtgaccttcgatccctcaggcggtaccgcatcaaaaagcgacatctgtgtgtaaaggatttcGCCACGTGGGATCAGGCACACTTTGAGAAAACCACTATCAATAACTACAGtatgtcgctacatatgtaagtgcaagttaaaactctccgatgcaaagcgaaagccatttatcaacaacacccagaaacgctgccggctttgttgggcccaagctcatctaagtaagattaatgcaaagtggaaatgtgttctgtgatttcacgagtctacatttcaaattgtttttggacactGTGAACgttgaccaaagaggaaaataaccatccgaactgttccatataaatatatatatatatatatatataaagttgaaaagccagcatctgtgatggtatgggggtgcataagtgcccaaagcatgggtaacttacacatctgtgaaggaaccattaatgctgaaaggtacatacaggttttggagcaacttatgttgccCCATCCaaccaatgttttttttcatggacgcccctgcttatttcagcaagacatgcaATTATTGTTTAGTAAATGTAATTAAtgctttaataaaataaaataaactttaaatacatgtcatatgcagttgagagtgtgtatttttgtgtgcctttaaaaggttTGCCATGTTGAATCTTTTCACCGGCTTGTTTTACCTCTGGCTAATAAAAAGGGGGGCACGTCAGCTGTGTGCAAAGGCGAATGTGGTAAGGGGTTAGCAGTGGTGTTTTGTCCGGGCCAGTACTGACACCAACTCGgtgaccttgtggttagagtgtccgcctgtgatcggtaggttgtgagttcaatccccggccgagtcataccaaagactataaaaatgggagccataacctccctgcttgacactcagcatcaagggttggaattgggggttgaatcaccaaaaatgattcccgggcgcggccaccgctgctgctcactgctcccctcacctcccagggggtgatcaagggtgatgggtcaaatgcagagaataatttcgccacatttagtgtgtgtgtgtgataatcattgctactttaacttctctgctggcctaacttacccagaaatcatgatcataattaaagatacatttttttacttattttccctaaatatttaaaagtattcatattctcttcaggTCATATTTTGCTTCTTCCAGTGCTGTGGTGTTTAGGATAgtgtttttatccaatcagaattcagctagcttatgttgccatgccgatccaaatctgcccggggccttcagaataaacaatgcaggcgtctatgcactgtaagtgaacgagcacatacagttgatagacaattgccctagccaat harbors:
- the LOC133556442 gene encoding gastrula zinc finger protein XlCGF8.2DB-like, coding for MDDDCYAKMATAYERDHEREPETSSESPTGTKTKTADEDVQQLIGQSEELPPQSPGGSSTLKQATPQPPLIKKEEEGLWITQDGKYHLAPPEDDLTKMPPTVVYVKIENDEEKPLADNFLAPRSEDEVKVALSSETDCEGDMGTHTDNNHSECFSKNNDKPLRCPFCAKNFNKKYNLTQHMRTHTGEKPFDCSVCGKSFVSRSGLSKHLMKHTGRKPFTCSICGKSFLHKSILIQHTSTHSIDRPFHCSVCGKSFPHESNLIQHIRTHTSDKQFNCSVCGKTFPHNSNLIKHMRTHTGEKPFSCSLCGKCFSQKCSLTRHTRTHTDEKHFFCAFCGKTFHRNADVARHIRIHTGE